One Alphaproteobacteria bacterium LSUCC0396 genomic region harbors:
- a CDS encoding surface carbohydrate biosynthesis protein, with protein sequence MSRICLIIDNPLRDLDGLCLISWYLAQAGVEVFLVPMYAQGFDVPSLQPDVVLANYARVNNLELLKLYQRQGIRVAILDTEGVGEWWPNHAQLLRQQNVKSFVDQYYCWGREQAKELLEARSFAPGQVTVTGCPRYDFIANQWRPALPANDVKPGYILINTNFPVVNPQFSEDASTEVRGWVDVGWGSQSRAEEFVRASELLFEDVRQNVTAIVKALPEETFVLRPHPFESMSPYEKMAESLPNLLLRKEGTSLQWINQAAALLHVNCFTGVEAGLMHIETLGFEWLNRKEIRDHSSEPFRVSRNASSFEEMVYWLKHLANERNSLPPLPSRDDALRRLVNANYRAVDGHSAKLVADSLIRLAEKGPQAAAVNVPTLAARQRMVHMARRWLGYRGASLIKNLTTPAKLQRARNEKIPSLEAVAEVLERIQSASAIIQRPRIRNTLRSDYVNPFQSSFKSLRISSS encoded by the coding sequence ATGTCTAGAATTTGCCTAATTATAGACAATCCGCTGCGTGACCTCGACGGCTTATGTCTTATTTCCTGGTACCTTGCTCAAGCAGGGGTAGAGGTCTTTCTGGTACCGATGTACGCTCAGGGTTTTGATGTCCCTTCGCTACAACCCGATGTGGTTCTGGCGAACTATGCACGGGTCAATAACTTGGAGCTTCTTAAGCTATACCAGCGCCAGGGGATTCGTGTTGCTATATTGGATACAGAGGGAGTTGGAGAGTGGTGGCCTAACCATGCCCAGCTTCTTCGCCAGCAAAACGTAAAGTCGTTTGTGGATCAATACTACTGCTGGGGGAGAGAGCAAGCAAAAGAGTTGCTAGAGGCTCGAAGTTTTGCTCCTGGACAAGTCACAGTGACGGGCTGTCCCCGTTATGACTTTATTGCCAATCAATGGCGGCCCGCACTACCCGCCAACGACGTTAAACCCGGCTATATTCTTATCAACACCAATTTTCCAGTTGTGAATCCTCAGTTTTCTGAAGATGCGAGCACTGAAGTTCGAGGTTGGGTAGATGTTGGTTGGGGTTCTCAAAGTCGGGCGGAGGAGTTTGTCCGAGCTTCTGAACTGCTTTTTGAAGATGTTAGACAAAACGTTACTGCCATAGTGAAGGCACTACCCGAAGAAACCTTTGTTCTTCGTCCCCATCCGTTCGAAAGTATGTCCCCTTACGAAAAGATGGCAGAGTCTCTGCCAAATTTACTCCTGCGCAAAGAAGGGACGTCATTGCAGTGGATTAACCAGGCTGCTGCGTTATTGCATGTGAACTGTTTTACAGGTGTAGAAGCGGGGCTGATGCATATAGAAACGCTGGGATTCGAGTGGCTCAACCGCAAAGAAATTCGTGATCATAGCAGTGAGCCTTTTAGGGTCAGCCGTAACGCTAGCAGTTTTGAAGAGATGGTCTATTGGCTGAAGCACCTGGCCAATGAGCGGAACTCATTGCCTCCGTTACCAAGTCGCGATGACGCGCTTCGCAGACTGGTTAACGCCAACTATCGTGCTGTGGATGGTCATTCCGCCAAACTGGTAGCAGACTCTCTGATAAGGTTAGCGGAAAAGGGGCCGCAAGCCGCTGCTGTAAATGTTCCAACATTGGCCGCGCGGCAACGAATGGTACATATGGCACGGCGATGGTTGGGCTATCGTGGAGCAAGCCTCATTAAAAATCTGACCACGCCTGCAAAACTCCAACGGGCGCGTAATGAGAAAATTCCTTCCCTCGAAGCCGTTGCTGAGGTTTTGGAGCGAATTCAGTCGGCGAGCGCAATAATACAAAGGCCTCGGATTAGAAACACATTGCGATCGGATTATGTCAATCCATTTCAGTCGAGCTTTAAATCCCTGCGTATTTCATCCTCATGA